The genomic stretch TGTTCTGGTCCTGAATGTTGCGGTAGAACATTGCGTCGCGCTCATACATGgtcatcatcgtcttggCCAACTCAACAGGGTCATCGATGGCCGCTAAGCTAAGGCTGCCGCCTTGATCTGACTCCTGGTTGTTGCCACCCCTTGGCTTAACGGGCAAGAGACGCATTGGGTCCTCTCCAATCTCCAGGGAGATGGCCTCACTGAGAGCACGGCTGACAATGGCCACGACTGCGTCATACTCGCCGGCAAGGTGATAGAGCAGTACTGAGTCAGTGATTCGACCATTCTCATCAGCAAAGCTGGCGGCTTGCAGAGTGACGGTATTGACAAAGTCATCCTGACCATCGAGGCCAATTAGCGGGCCACGGCCCTCAATAACACCTAGGATGCGACGGCCGTCAGGTCGAATATCTCCAATGAGCTTGCTGAACTCTCGTGTCTCCAGCACCAGTTCTCGCAATGCCTCGTGGCAAAGGCCGCTATGacgctctccagcttctccaccaAGATCTGCGTTTAGGCAAATCAATGTGAGATAATCAACCGCGGAGACGGCATCAGCAGCTCGGAAATCCCGAGTATAGTAGCCAATCATGGGGCCAAAGTTGATTTGTGGAAGACCCTTGATGCTGTGTGTGCGCAAGTCGTTGGAGGCAGATATCGGGTCACTGGGGCGAAGCAGGCCGTAAAACTCAAGAGCCAAACCAAAGTGAACTGCGTCGACATAGGAAAATGGGTAGAGATAGGAAACAGCGTCCTCAAACATGCCAGATAGGATCTGCAGGTAAAAGTACATGCCACAGCTGCCGTTGTTATCGTCAGAGGCAGTCTTGGGGAAGTGCTTCTGGCCAATCTCCTTGATGCTATTTTGAAGATCCGCCAGTCCGTACGATTCCCCAGCCATCTCCAGTGCCTTGTCGCCCTCTCTGGCCAAGTTGAACTGCAGCCAAATCCAGTCGTTAATGTCGGTATTGAGACCATCCAGATTTCGATTATTCAGCTCAATCCGACCAATGACCTTGTAACATGCCATGCGGAAGGGGTCGATTGTGTTCTCTGGAGCGTTGCGGGATCGTTGGATGTATTCGTTCGTACAGCGGTCGAGAAGCTTCCTGTTAGTGATTCTGCGATCTTCACTGGCAGCATAGTTGTTGAGGTATGTCGAAAACGTGCGATCGATTCCTCGGAAGTGGTTGCTATTGTCGTTGACATACTTGGCAGCATCGTTTACATGACCAGATCGGATCAGATAGAAAACAGTGGCCCAAACATACTCGCCATGGATTTGCTGAAGCTCAGTGTTGTCCGGAACCAAATCCTTTCTAGCTGATCGCAAGCGGATGTATGCCTTGATCTTACTAGTGATGTCAGGCAGACCACCCAGCTTGGCCTCGTGAGGATGCTTGGCAATGAGAGACTCCACCTCACGCAAGAACTGCTTCTCGAGGAAAGCATTGGCGCCGCTCAAGATGCGCTTCCTCATTTCAACTGAAAGCTGAGAGTTGGGGTTTTCATCCAGATACATCTCGGCGAACTGGCGCTCCTTGGCCGTGTTGCCGCTAAGCGACgtctcggcatcggcatcttcACCAACAATCTCAATCATGGCGCGGTATGCCTCCACAATGTGAGGTGCATGGGGCTCGTGGGACTTTTGCTCAATTTCTGCCAGTTCGGCCAAGATGGGGTAAGGGCGGCCAACCAAACGTGAAGCGTTGAGGCTGCGAACTTTCTCAGCCAGCTTCGACTGTCGTTCACGGAGGGCCTGATCTTCATTTCTTGATTTGCTAGCGCCGTCTGTAGCTCTTTCGACATCGGCGAATTCAGATTGATGCGCCCCAATCCTTGATCGCGCTCCGATAACTGATCGCTGGAAAGTCGAGGTACCAAACGTGCTGCTACGAGCATCGCGTGGAGTGCTCCCTTGAGTCTTTCCGCGTCGAGACTTTCCAAATCCGCCTTGAGACTCGCGACCCGCCGTTACTGACGTCTCTCTAGGCTTGATGCCGAAATGGTGGTAGATACGCTTTCGCTGCGCATCCCACTCCATAGCCACATTATCTTCCAGAAAGTTATCGAAGTCGCGTAATGACCGCTCCAGGCCATCCTGAATCATGCTGAGGGTCGTTTTCGTTTGCAGGTTCGACAAATAGGTTTCGACGTCGACATCAGCCGGAGGATAACCGTGTGTTGGTCGTTCGGTTCGTGCACCTTGAATATCGAGCAGGCCGAGGTCCTTGGCCGCAGTACTAGGATCCACGCCCGAAGCGGCAAGAAGATAGTGAGCCTTTCCATCCGCTCTTTCGGTCTGTTTCGATTGTAGTTTTCTCAACCGATGGCGCAAGTCGCCCAAGCCCAGCTCCAGACTAGGGAGATCTTCCATGTTTGCATTAACGACGCCGGCCTTTTGGGTCTTCGCAAAGAGGCTGTCGAAGTAGGCGCCTGCGGGCTGGGCTGCCGCGCTCGTCGTGTTGTTATTCTGGGCAGTCAGCGCCTGGCCGCCCAAAAGGCCGCCCGTCAAAGGCAAGGCTGTGCTCTGCTGAGCCGGGGCAGCCATTGTAGCCCCAAACAGAGAAGGCTTCGCGGCTGTAGTGCCACCACCAAGCCCGGTCAGTGCTGAGCCGCCGAACAGCGaaggctttggctgctgcgcgACCGCATTCTGGGTGTTTCCAAACAGGCCACCACCGGGTGTAGGAGTCTGCTGGTTCTGAGTCGTCGCTGCCTGTCCAAATAGGCCGCCCGTGGTGGCCTGTGGTGTAGCTGTCGTGGCTGCTCCGAACAGACCTCCGCCAGTCTGTGGTgtcgctgttgttgctgctccgAAAAGACCCCCAGGCttctgttgctgttgctgctgcccgccgccaaaaagcccgccaccaccaccgccgccgccaaacaatccacctcctccacctgTCGTTGTGGTGTTGCTCTGGgcctgttgttgttgctgcgcGGGCTGGCCAAACAGCGATGAGCCGGTCGTCTGTCCGCCGAAAAGAGACATCGCGACGGCCTATCGAAGAAATATCAACTAGACAGTTAATGGAAAGATGAAGCGAAGAAAATAAGAGCCACAGGGACTAGAAGGgataaaaaagagaggcaCCGCGCGCAGGCAATGGAAAGGCAGAGGTGCTCTCGCGTTTGAAAAGATTCAAGGTGGGCAGACGCGCAGCTAGCTTCCCAGGTTTAGAATTTTGGCACCTGAattggcgaggctgagaacCTGGCTAGGCAACAGATAGCTCGGGCCAATCAGAAGCGCTAAAACTGACACGGCTGAAGGGCGACCACCAATCAGCGATCGATTCACTCTTGTGATTGCTTCAGTCTATTGATGGATGTTATTCCATTAAACTTGCCCAAACAAGCTTATTTATCGCTGTTATGTGAAAGTCTTTGGAATATACCGCCGTAGGATATCTAGACTAGTCGAAGCGCGCGTTAAATATCACTAGGAGGCAAGATTTTCTATGGGCAAAAATTTCGCtgtctttgttttcctttctaTCGAAAAGTAAATGCATAATCTCATTACATTACAAAGCCCAAAATCGCTTCCTTTCAAAGGTCAATTCTATTCCAAAACATCTTTTCATCCTCTATCAGCTCGTCACGCTTGCTTCATAGTGGTAATTTACTCGTCAAACAAGGCGCCCCACTTCTCGACAGCGCCGTCAATCTTCTTTCTGTACTGTTGCTGTGTGTTGCACATGTCGAGGAAAACCTCGTACTTTgcgtccagcagcagcttctcgccggAGTCAGTGCCGGGCTGGACCAGCCGACCGGGCTTGCTCATCCGGTCCATGATGTTCCACAACGTCTCGGGCTCTGAGCCATCGGTGACGTTATGGCTGGCTGCCTTTGCGCCCAACATGGCAGCTCCGTGAACGACTGCCGCGTTGACGTACTTGGGGATCAAGACTGGCATGTTGCATGCTGTGGCTAGGAGATTCATCAGAATTGGATTCTGGCACTGTGAGCCAGacatgaagatggaagaaatcTCATGGCCGGCCTTGTTCATTTGCTCAATGATCTGGCGAGTCTGCATGGCAATGAACTCCATGGTGGCGTAGTACCACAGGGCCATGTTATCGGTGCTCTTGTCGCTGTCGAGACCGATCATGGTGCCCTTCATGTTGGCATCCGCAATTGGCGAGCGGTTGCCCCACAGATCACCGTAGAAGAAGTAGTGGCGCGCAAGGTAAGAGACGGCCGGAGCATTATGCTTCTCTGCCATGTATTCGAGGTGGGCGTTGAGGAAGTCGTAAATGTGCTTGTCTTCGGCCTTGGCCAGAGCCATGGTCTCGTTGTACGCCGGGTGG from Trichoderma atroviride chromosome 3, complete sequence encodes the following:
- a CDS encoding uncharacterized protein (BUSCO:EOG092D0H0I) produces the protein MSLFGGQTTGSSLFGQPAQQQQQAQSNTTTTGGGGGLFGGGGGGGGLFGGGQQQQQQKPGGLFGAATTATPQTGGGLFGAATTATPQATTGGLFGQAATTQNQQTPTPGGGLFGNTQNAVAQQPKPSLFGGSALTGLGGGTTAAKPSLFGATMAAPAQQSTALPLTGGLLGGQALTAQNNNTTSAAAQPAGAYFDSLFAKTQKAGVVNANMEDLPSLELGLGDLRHRLRKLQSKQTERADGKAHYLLAASGVDPSTAAKDLGLLDIQGARTERPTHGYPPADVDVETYLSNLQTKTTLSMIQDGLERSLRDFDNFLEDNVAMEWDAQRKRIYHHFGIKPRETSVTAGRESQGGFGKSRRGKTQGSTPRDARSSTFGTSTFQRSVIGARSRIGAHQSEFADVERATDGASKSRNEDQALRERQSKLAEKVRSLNASRLVGRPYPILAELAEIEQKSHEPHAPHIVEAYRAMIEIVGEDADAETSLSGNTAKERQFAEMYLDENPNSQLSVEMRKRILSGANAFLEKQFLREVESLIAKHPHEAKLGGLPDITSKIKAYIRLRSARKDLVPDNTELQQIHGEYVWATVFYLIRSGHVNDAAKYVNDNSNHFRGIDRTFSTYLNNYAASEDRRITNRKLLDRCTNEYIQRSRNAPENTIDPFRMACYKVIGRIELNNRNLDGLNTDINDWIWLQFNLAREGDKALEMAGESYGLADLQNSIKEIGQKHFPKTASDDNNGSCGMYFYLQILSGMFEDAVSYLYPFSYVDAVHFGLALEFYGLLRPSDPISASNDLRTHSIKGLPQINFGPMIGYYTRDFRAADAVSAVDYLTLICLNADLGGEAGERHSGLCHEALRELVLETREFSKLIGDIRPDGRRILGVIEGRGPLIGLDGQDDFVNTVTLQAASFADENGRITDSVLLYHLAGEYDAVVAIVSRALSEAISLEIGEDPMRLLPVKPRGGNNQESDQGGSLSLAAIDDPVELAKTMMTMYERDAMFYRNIQDQNKVACRVLLEMSSIKSLVETSQWAQCLDKIRGLDILPLEAGGDASTIRAYAAKFSSLSQPVSINVPNLIMWTIISCVRQREQLVNGQFSGNEGTRKMMVEQLKQMILDLTTYTSQLRYRFPPHLHEALARASAE